The genomic stretch GCGGCACGCCGCTCGGCCGCGTCGAACGCGAAGTCCAGCACCGCGGCGGCCTGCGCCGGTCCGTGCTCGTGGTCGAAGCCGTCGATGCCGACGACGATCCGCTGGGGCGTTCCGGCCGCGGGGGTGCCGTCGTTGACGACGACGACCGGGCAGGGCGCACACGCCGCCAGCTCGACCCCCACCGATCCGATGATCAGCCCGGTCACCGGGTCGAGCCGCCGCGAGCCGATGACCAGCAGCTCCGCGTCCTGGGCCGCCGCGAGCAAAGCCGGGACCGGAGCGCCGGTCTCGAGTTCGGCGGTGATCGGAATTTCCGGCGCGACCGTGCGCGCCCGCTCGGCGGCCGCGGCGAGCAGATCCTCGGCGGCGGCCCGGAGTCCAGAGCCTTCGACGCCGGGCACCGGAGCGGTCGACACCCGCAGCAGCGGCCAGATGAACCCGTGCACGAGCCGCAGCGGGCGGTTCCGGCGCGCCGCCTCCGCGGCGGCCCATTCCACGGCACGGTCGGCCTGCGCTGATCCGTCGGTTCCGACGGCCACGTACTTCTCTTCGGTGAGCATTGATGTCCCCTCTCGCTCTGTCTCCAGCGTGCGCCCCGGAGCATGTCGCCGGCCAGGGTCACTGGGCCGCTCGCTCGGGACCTTGGTCCCGACCGCCGGAGTGAGCCGGTGTCGGCGGGGACGGGCCTAGGGCCCCGGCGGACGGGACCTACGCCTCTGATCCCCGGGCCGTTCCCGATGGAGTCTGGTGTGCCGGAACCACCCCTTCGACCGCATGGACGAGGTGACGTCAGATGGCCACCACTCAGGGCTCGGAACGGACCCGTAGGGCCCCGCACCTGCACAGCCCGCCACCAAGGGCTTCCTCTCCGGCGCCGAAGGCCCCTTCGAGGGCATCTACCACGACCTCGCCGGCATCGCGTTCGCCAACTGGGCCTTCATGCTCGGCCTGCTCGGCATCGGCATCGCCATGACCCTCGGCATCGGCATGCGCATCGCCGGCGTCAGCGGCGCTCTGCTCTACGTCCTCATGTGGACCGCCGCTCTGCCCCCGGCCAACAACCCGATCACCGACGACCACATCCTCGGCGCGCTCATCGTCACCGTCCTGACCCTCCTCGGCGCCGGAAACTACTTCGGCCTCGGCAACCGGTGGCGACAGACCGCCCTGGTCAAGAAGTACCCCTGGCTCACCTGAGCCCCCCGACGCACCGTGGCCCGGCCCGACGGCCGGGCCACTCCCGTGCGTAGGCGCCGCGTCCGCATCCAAATTCGTTTGGTCGGTTCCTGCCGTCGAGATATCGTTCCGAACATGGTGCACACAGGTATCCCCTCGATGAGGCTCCGCTTCCGCCGCTGACGGCGGCGCATCGAGCGACTCTTCTCTCCACGCCCGCCGTTCCGGCCCTCCGCCGGGCGGCTACTTCGGGCTGCCCGGCTCCGTCCCGAGCTGCGGAGCATTCCTGTGCCCATCACTCCTTCTGGTTCTTCCCTTCAGCCTGATCACGACGTCCACGGCCGCCACGATCCGGCCGGTGCCACCGCCTCGGCCGCGATGGATCACGCGATCCCGTCCGAGGGGCACGCGCATCTGCGCGCCGAGGACGTCAGCGTCGTCCTGGGCGGACGATCGGTACTCACCCGCGTGTCGATCACCGTCTCCGCACGATCCCGGTTGGCGATCGTCGGCGAGAACGGCCGCGGCAAAACGACCCTGCTGCACGTGCTGGCCGGTCTGCTGGTCCCCGACACCGGCTCGGTACGCCGCGCGGGAACCGTCGGTCTCGCCGAGCAGACCTTGCCCGCCGGCGCGGGCCTGACCGTCGGCACGCTCACCGCTCAGGCCCTGCGCGGCGCGCACCGGGCGATGAGCGCGCTGGACGAGGCGGCCCGCGACCTCGAGGCGGGCACCGGCGGCGCCGAAGAGCGCTACGCCGACGCACTGGAGCTGGCCACGCGCCTGGACGCCTGGGACGCGGAGCGGCGCGTCGACGTCGCGCTGGAGGCCCTGGACGCGTGCACGGACCGCGCGCGTGAGCTGAGCACCCTCTCGGTCGGACAGCGCTACCGGGTGCGCCTGGCCTGCCTGCTCGGTGCCGGGCACGACGTCCTGCTGCTGGACGAGCCGACCAACCACCTCGACGCCGACGGGCTGGCGTTCCTGACCGAACGGCTCCGGGCCCACCGGGGCGGTCTGGCGCTGGTGAGCCACGATCGGGCCTTGCTGCGCGACGTCGCCCGGGAGTTCCTCGACCTCGACCCCAGCCAGGACGGCACGGCCCAGCTCTACGCCGGTGGTTACGACGGCTGGCAGCAGGGACGTCGCCGGGACCGCGAGGGGTGGGAGCACGCCTTCCGGACCCAGCAGGCCGAGCACCGCCGGTTGGAGACGGCCGTGGAGCAGGCCCGCGACCGGCTGAGCTCCGGTTGGCGTCCTCCCAAGGGAACGGGCAAGCACCAGCGCCAGACGAGGGCGCCCGGGACGGTGCAGGCGCTCAACCGGGCGACCGAAACCTTGCAGGCCCACCGGATCACGGTGCCCGAGCCGCCCCTGTCGATGCGCTGGCCCGACCTGAGCACCCGCAAGGGCGTCCCCCTGCTGGGCGTACAGGACGCGCGGCTCGCCGGACGTCTGACCGCGCCGGTGACGCTGAGCCTCTCCAGCGGAGACCGGCTGCTGGTCACGGGCCCGAACGGAGCGGGCAAATCCAGCCTGCTGTCCGTGCTGGCGGGGAACGCGGAGCCCACCAGCGGCACGGCCGGTCACCTGCCGGCCGTCCGCATCGCCTGGGTGGCGCAGGAAGTGCCCGACTGGCCGGCGGACGCCACCCCCCAGCAGGTGTACGAGCAGCACACCGGCCGCCTGCTCGCCGCCGGCGTCGTTCGGGAGAGTGAGCTGGTGTCGCTCAGCGCGACCGGGCTGCTCGACCGCGAAGCGCTGCGGACGCCGGTGCGCCGCATGTCGCAGGGCCAGCAACGCCGACTCGACCTCGCGGTGCAGCTGGCCGGCCGGCCGAACCTGCTGATCTTCGACGAGCCGACCAACCACCTGTCCGCCGGGCTGGTCGACGAGTTGACGGCGGCGTTGCGGTCCACCCCGGCCGCCGTGGTCGTCGCCACCCACGACCGCCAGCTCCTGGACGACCTGGCCGACTGGCCCCGCCTCCACCTGACGCCGTCCCGAGCGACGACCACGCGGCAGCAGGTGGGCCGATGATCCCCGACCGGTTACGCCCGGCACAGAGCGTTCTGGACCAGCCTGTCGGCGGCGCGTTGCTGCTGGAGGTGGTGCTCGACGGAGTCACCGAGCGCGGCGGACATGGACACGACGGCACTGCGCCGACCGTCGGGGGTGACGCCGGTGACCGTGACGTAACCCCCGTCGCCACCGTCGTGGCTCCAGTAGCCGCCGCCGCAGGGCAGCCGACGGTGCACGAGGCCGAGCCCGTACCGGCCGCCCGGCCAGACCTGCGCGACGTCGGCGCTGACCGGCACCGTCCGCGTCATCTCGGCGAGCTGGGCCGGACGCAGCAGCCCACCGCCGAGCAGGGCGCGGAAGAAGCGGTCGAGGTCCCGGGTGCTGGAGACGAGGGAGTCCGGGTCCCAGGAGACCTGCTCGGTGACGTCCACCAGATCGCCGGGCGCGAACAGTTCGTATCCACGTGCGTGCGGCCGCGGCAGCGTGGACGAGGTCCCCGGCCACGTGGTGTGGTGCAGACCGAGCGGCCGGACGATCCGCTCGGTGATCTCCTGCTGCAGGGACCGGCCGGTGACCCGTTCGACGATCATCGCGGCCACCAGGAACCCGGTGTTCGAGTAGGCCCATCCCCGGCCGGGCCGGAAGTCCAGCGGATGTTCGAGCGCCCGCGCCAGGAGTTGCTCGCGGGTGTGGACGTCGTCGCGCTGCTGGACGTACTCCTCGGGGGAGGTGTAGCCGGGTAGGTCGTCGTGGAGGCCGCTGGTGTTCTGCAGGAGCTGGCGCACGGTGATCCAGCGGCCGTCGTAACCGTTGCCGCGGACGACGCCGGGTAGCCA from Cryptosporangium minutisporangium encodes the following:
- a CDS encoding universal stress protein — protein: MLTEEKYVAVGTDGSAQADRAVEWAAAEAARRNRPLRLVHGFIWPLLRVSTAPVPGVEGSGLRAAAEDLLAAAAERARTVAPEIPITAELETGAPVPALLAAAQDAELLVIGSRRLDPVTGLIIGSVGVELAACAPCPVVVVNDGTPAAGTPQRIVVGIDGFDHEHGPAQAAAVLDFAFDAAERRAAEVVVVHATGRHGHSGAEEAAIWAAVTEWADKHPDVAVQSVTEPSSPATALLTHAAGADLLVLGAHGWGGLAGILHGSVSRQALWRAPCPVAVVRADG
- a CDS encoding ABC-F family ATP-binding cassette domain-containing protein — protein: MDHAIPSEGHAHLRAEDVSVVLGGRSVLTRVSITVSARSRLAIVGENGRGKTTLLHVLAGLLVPDTGSVRRAGTVGLAEQTLPAGAGLTVGTLTAQALRGAHRAMSALDEAARDLEAGTGGAEERYADALELATRLDAWDAERRVDVALEALDACTDRARELSTLSVGQRYRVRLACLLGAGHDVLLLDEPTNHLDADGLAFLTERLRAHRGGLALVSHDRALLRDVAREFLDLDPSQDGTAQLYAGGYDGWQQGRRRDREGWEHAFRTQQAEHRRLETAVEQARDRLSSGWRPPKGTGKHQRQTRAPGTVQALNRATETLQAHRITVPEPPLSMRWPDLSTRKGVPLLGVQDARLAGRLTAPVTLSLSSGDRLLVTGPNGAGKSSLLSVLAGNAEPTSGTAGHLPAVRIAWVAQEVPDWPADATPQQVYEQHTGRLLAAGVVRESELVSLSATGLLDREALRTPVRRMSQGQQRRLDLAVQLAGRPNLLIFDEPTNHLSAGLVDELTAALRSTPAAVVVATHDRQLLDDLADWPRLHLTPSRATTTRQQVGR
- a CDS encoding serine hydrolase domain-containing protein — its product is MVLAAAAGLVALTAAVTGLDPAEASVLASDPAATRLQRDTDAIRALGVTGVQARVTSSDGRHAVATSGVADRVTRRPVPSDGRFRIASTRKAFEAAVVLQLVGEHRLSLDDTVERWLPGVVRGNGYDGRWITVRQLLQNTSGLHDDLPGYTSPEEYVQQRDDVHTREQLLARALEHPLDFRPGRGWAYSNTGFLVAAMIVERVTGRSLQQEITERIVRPLGLHHTTWPGTSSTLPRPHARGYELFAPGDLVDVTEQVSWDPDSLVSSTRDLDRFFRALLGGGLLRPAQLAEMTRTVPVSADVAQVWPGGRYGLGLVHRRLPCGGGYWSHDGGDGGYVTVTGVTPDGRRSAVVSMSAALGDSVEHHLQQQRAADRLVQNALCRA